The sequence CCGGGCATCATGCCCGGAGCCATCGGCCGGCCCTGGGCGGGCATCGGAGGTCCGCCCGCGCCGGGAGGCATCATCGCGCCCGGAGGCATCGGCGGCCGCGCGGCGCCCGGAGGCACGGGAGCCCCCTGCATCGCGGGAGGCCGAGCGCCCGGAGGCATCATGCCGGGCGCGGGCGGCGGCCCCATGGGAGCCCCCGGCGGCTGCGGAGGTCGCGCCCCAGGCGGGAGGCCCATCTGCGCATGCGGAGGAACAGGCCCCATGGCCTGAGCAGGCATCGCTCCAGGCGGCCCCATCGGCGCGTGCGGCGGAACAGGCCCCATGGCCTGCGCAGGCATCGCTCCAGGTGTCCCCATCGGCGCATGCGGAGGAACAGGCCCCATGGCCTGCGCGGGCATCGCTCCAGGCGTCCCCATCGGCGCATGCGGTGGAACAAGCCCCGTGGCCTGCGCAGGCAGCGCACCAGGGGGCGGCCCCATCGGCGTATGCGGAGGAACAGGCCCCGTGGCATGCGCAGGCATCGCGCCAGAGGGCGGCCCCATCGGAGCTTGCGGATGCGACGGAGCAGACCCAACCGCCTGTGCGGACATCGCCCCGGGATGCGTCCCCATCTGCGCATGCGGCGGAACAGGCCCCGCCGACTGCGGAGGCATTCCCCCGGGCGGAGGCACCCCGGGCCCTGTCACCGGCGGAGACATCCCCGCGCCCTGCGCCATCGCGGGCGGCATGCCCCTGGGCGCCATGCCCGGAGGCTGCGGCGGCCCCCCCACCGGCTGAGGCGTCGGCCGCGCCATCGCCGGAGGCGGCGTCGCTCCAGGAGGACGCGGCGCCGCGCCCTGCGGAGCCATCGGCTGCTGCGGCCCCGGAGGCGGACCCGGCGGACGCGCCATGCCCGGGGGCACTGCCCCCTGCGGCCCAGGCACCGCGGGCAGTCCCGTCATCGACGGAGGCCGAGTCCCCGGCGGCCCCGCGGCCGCCCCCGGCTTCGCCACCATCCCAGGCGGCATGGACCCAGGAGCTCCCGCCTGAGGCGGCACCGGCCCCCCAGGCACAGGCGACATGCGATTCATCCCAGGAGGCTGCGGCGGACCGCCCGCCTGACGCGCCACCATCCCCGGCGGCTGCGAAGCCCCCATGACGACAGGCACCTCGGAGCTCGGCCGCTTCGGCATGGCCGGAGCCTGCGGTGTCTGCCCGAACGGCGGCGGCACGGCACGGCCCGCCTCCGCGGCCACAGGCGCGGAAGGCCCCGCCCCCTGCTGCAGCTCCGGAGGCGTGAAACGGGGAGGTCCACCCAGCATCGGCGGCTCGGCCTCGGTGCCCGTCACCACCGGCGCCTCCTCCACCACGTCGCCGTCCTCCAGCACGTCGAGCTCTTCCGCCGGCTCGGCCTCGGCCACCTCCAGCAACGGAGGCGGCGCCGCCACCCGGGGCATCTCCGCCGGCGTGAGGCGCGGCGGAGCCGGGGGACGCGCCACCGCCGCCGGTGCCGCGGGCACGAGCTGCGGAGGCCCCGAAGGACGCGGCGTCAACATCGGCGGCCCGACGGGCTCCGGACTCGACACACGCATCTCGCCATCTTCCGACAGGTCCACCATCGCCACCGGCGGCGCGGGCGGAGCCAGGTGCCCCGCGTAGTGCTCGTTGCCGGAAGCCGCAGGCGCCCACCGAACCTCGGCCGCCTCACCCGTGTCCGCCTCGGCGTCATCACTGAGGTACTGCCCCGGAGCGAGCCCACCGAAGATTCCGTCCGACCCCGACTCGGGACGCACGGGCGCGGGAGGCGGCGCCACCGAGAGCGCCTGCCGTACCGCCGCCGCTGCTGCTGGCGCTGACGCCGGAGCAGGAGCCGCCGCCCCCTGTCCGGGACGTCGCGAGGGCTCCAGCCGGATGTACCGCGACTCGCGCTGGATGCCGTAGCGCCTGGCCAGGAAGTGGAACATCCGCAGCTCGGGCGCCACATGCGGGACGATTCGCAACCCGGTTGCGAAGCTGAGCGCGTCCGTGTCCCGCAGCTCCATGGGGTTCACCATGGCCACCTTCAGCCGCCGCCCCTCCTGCCCCAGCGGGAAGGCCTGGTGCTTCTCCGCCAGCGCGGCTGACAGGAGCGCCAGCGTCGTGTCCGACACCGCCTCGAAGTCCGCCTCCTGCGCCACGGGGTAGCGAGACTGCTCCCCCAGCACCATGGCCAGCGTGTCGATGTCGATGATGTCCAACTCGACGAGGTTGGTCCCCAGGCGCCCACCGTAGATGAGCTGGGCCTTCAGGGCCTCGTCGAGCTGCGAGGGCGTGATGAGGCCCTTGCGGACCAGGATTGCTCCGAGCTTTTCGGCCATGCCGCGCCGATTCTAGACGGCTTCCCGCCCGGGAAACCGCTCCCGAAGCCCCGGAGTCGCCCTTTCCGCATGCCCGCTTGCTGGCCCGCACCACCCGCAGCGAGTCCCGCCGCTCCGCGTGAAGAAGTCCGCCCTCGCCCGCCCACCAGGGGAGCATCGGGCCTGGAGCTCCCCGATGCTCACGGCAGCCGCGCCGTCAATACGCGTTCTTCGACAAGAACCCGCCGAGCGCGGTGCGCACGAGAATCTTCAGGTCCATCAGCAGCGACCAGTTCTCGATGTAGTACAGGTCGTACTCGATGCGCTTCTGGATGGAAGTCTGGCCGCGCAGGCCGTTGATTTGAGCCCAGCCGGTGATGCCCGCCTTCACCTTGTGGCGCAGGTGGTAGCGCGGAATCTGCCGCTTGAACTCCTCGATGAAGACGGGGCGCTCGGGGCGCGGGCCCACGAGGCTCATGTCGCCCCGCAGCACGTTGAAGAACTGGGGCAGCTCGTCCAGCGAGTACTTGCGAAGGAAGGTCCCAATCGGCGTGCGGCGCGAGTCTCCGGGGCAGGCCATCATCGCGCCGGAGTGCTCCGCGTCCACGCGCATGGTGCGGAACTTGAGGATGGGGAAGGTGCGCCCGTCCATGCCCATGCGCTCCTGGCGGTAGAGCACGGGCCCGCGGCTGGTGAGCCGCACCGCCAGCGCCGTGAGCAGCATCAGCGGCGAGGTGATGAGGATGGCCAGTAGCGAGAAGAGGATGTCGAAGGCCCGCTTCGCCACCCGGCTCCAGCCCTCCATCGGGTCGCCCTGGAGGCGGATGATGGGCAGCCCGCCGAACTCCTCCAGGCCGCCATAGAGGGTGATGTACTGGTACAGGTCCGGCACCACGCGGACGTCCACGGTGCGCAGCGCGAGCTGCTCCATCAGCCGCTTCACGTGCGCCTGGTCCTCCAGCGGCAACGCGATGATGACCTGGTCCACCGGGTGCGCATCCAGGATTTCATTCACCGCGTCCACGTGGCCGATGACGCGCACGCCGCTCGCGTACTGGCCCACCTTCTCCGGCCGCAGCGTGAGCACGCCCGTCACCCGGAAGCCCAGCTCGCGGTGGCCCTCCACCGTCTCGATGACACGCTGGCCCAGGTCTCCAGCGCCGATGACGAGGATGGACTTGAGGTTGTGGCCGCGCCGGCGGATTTCACTCAGCACCCAGCGGAACAGGAGCCGGTTGCACGTCACCGCCACGAAGGCGTACCCGACGAAGATGACCAGCGTGAGGCGCGAGTAGCGCTCGCGCGCGAAGTAAGTCGCCGCCACCAGGATGAGCGTCGCGGTGATGGTGGACTTGAAGACCTCGAACACCTCGCCCGTATTCGTACGCGCGCGGTTGGTGGCGTACAGGCGCGACTGCTTGAAGGTGACGGGGAAGATGAAGAGCACCATCAGCAACGAGACGAGCGTCTCGTCCCAGGGCGGAATGCCCTCGGTGATGGGCAACAGGCCCGAGAAGCGGGTGGCGTACGCGAGGCCGAACGCCACCGCGAGCATCACCATGTCCGCGAAAATCTTGATGGACGTGTAGAACCGCTGGAGACGACTGAACACCGCGGGACTCCTGTAACCTGGTCAACGGGCGGCCCACCCGCTGCAAGACTCGCACCCCGCACCAACGAGCACGTGTCTGGCCCAACACCCTGTGACGCGCGCGGTACCTAGCACGGGAAATCGCGTGAAACCAATGGGTTGGACTGACCCCTCTCCCACACCGTGAGGTGGTGGACAGAGGTAGGCCACGGAACCTGGAGAGGGGACTGACAGCGGCGTCACACTCCGGTGGCGCGGACTGGGGAGGACGTCCCCACCCTCCTGAGGAGAGTGTCCACTTCCGCGAGCATGGCGCGCTGGAAGGCGGCGCGGCTGAACCGCTCGGCCTGCGAGCGAGCGTCCTCGGGGCGGAAGCCGGGCTCCCAGGCCTCGAACTGGCGCACGGCGGCGGCGAGCGCGGCGGGCGTCTGCTCGGAGAAGAAGAGGCCGGTGCGCGACGTCACCGTCTCCAGCGCGCCGCCCTTGCCGAAGGCGATGACGGGGCGGCCGGTGGCCTGGGCCTCCAGCGGGGTGATGCCGAAGTCCTCCTCGGGCGTGAAGATGAGCGCGCGCGCGTCGCGGTACAGGCCCGGCAGCGCATCGTCGGAGACGTTGCCGAGGAAGCGGATATGCGGCGGCACCGGCCCGGACATGAGGCGCGAGGCCTCCTGCCCCGTGCCCACCACCCACAGCGGCGCGTCCAGCTCTCGGAACGCCTCCAGCGCCACGTCCAGCCGCTTGTACGGAGCGAAGGCGCCGAGCCACAGGAAGTAGCCACCCTTCCCGCCTCCCTCCAGCGGCAGCCGGGCGAAGCGCTCCAGGGCCACGGGCGGGTGGACGACGGAGGCGTCGCGCCCCCAGAAGCGGCGAATCTTCGCGGCGATGTGGTGGCTGTTGGCGACGAAGTGGTCCACGCGCGCGGCGGACGCGCGGTCCCACTGCTGGAGCCACGGCCGCACCGCGTGGGCGGCGGCGCGCACGGGCAGGCGCGCGCGGCCCGGGCCGAAGTAGTCGTCGAAGAGGTCCCACATGTACCGCATGGGCGCGTGCACGTAGCTGAGGTGCGGCGTGCCCGGCGGGGTGCGCAGGCCCTTGGCGACGCAGTGGCTGGAGGAGAGGACCAGGTCGTAGTCGCCCTGCAGGCGCAGGGCTTCGATGGCGCGCGGCATCAGCGGGAGGAAGTGCCGGTAGCGCGTGTGGATGCCGGGGATGCGCTGGAGGAAGGAGGTGAAGATGCGGCGGGACTCGATGAGCGGGGACTGCGTGCCGGGCTTGTGGACGAGCGTGTAGATGTCCGCGTCCGGGAGCACCTCGCAGAGCGCATCGAGGACGCGCTCCCCCCCGCGGTGGGTGACGAGCCAATCGTGGACCAGGGCGACCTTCACGGGACGGGCTTCTAGCATCGGACCGCGCGGTGCCGAAGGAGACATGGGGTGCTCGCCTGCCCGCTCCCCTCCCCCACCCACGTGTGCTACGCCGGGGACGTGGCCCACGTCCTCCTCGACCTGCGCATGGTGCAGGGACGGCTGCATGGAATCGCGCGCTACGCGCTGGAACTGGCGCGGCGCATGCCCGCGCTCGCACCCGACTTGCGCTTCAGCGCGCTGGTGGGGCCCAAGGGGCTCCCCTCGGGACTGGGTGAGCTGACGCCGTCCATGCCGGTGCTCCGCTCGCGCGCGGGATTCCTCTCCCCCTTCGAGCAGCCCGCGCTGCTGGCGGACCTGTCGAGGCTGAAGCCGGACGTGTTCCACGCCACGTCATTCTCCCTGCCGCTGTTCTGGGACGGGCGGCTGGTGGCCACGCTGCATGACGCCAACCACCTGGCGCTGGCGGACCAGTACACGCCGGTGCAGTCGCTCTACTACCGCATGGTGGTGGGGCCGAGGGCGAAGCGGGCCTCGGCGCTGGTGACGGTGTCCGAATTCTCCCGCGAGGAGCTGGCGAAGTACCTCCACCTGTCGCCGTACCGCCTGCAGGTGATTCACAACGGCGTGGACGCGCGCTTCCAGCCGCCGACGCCAGGAGAGGCGAAGGCCTTCCGTGACAAGCACGAGCTGCCCGCGCGGTACGTGGCGGCGGTGGGCAACGCGAAGCGCTTCAAGAACCTGGCGCTCCTGAAGCATGTGGCGCCGGAGCTGCCGGTGCCGGTGGTGCTGCTGGCGGGCAAGGGCGCGGTGGCGCACGAGCTGGGGCTGCACGAGAACGTGCTGGATTTGGAGGAGCTGCCCGAGGCGGAGATGCCGCTGTTCTACGGCGCGGCGACGGCGCTGCTGCTACCGTCGAAGTACGAGGGCTTCGGCCTGCCGGCGCTGGAGGCGATGGCGGCGGGCTGCCCGGTGCTGGTGGCGGACGCAACGGCGTTGCCGGAGGTGGTGGGCGGAGCGGCGCTGCGGCTGCCGCCGGACGACGCGAGGGCGTGGCTGGAGACGACGCTGCGCGTGCTGCGCGACGACGTGCTGCGCAGCGAGCTGATTGAGTTGGGCCGCGAGCGCGCGGCGCGCTTCTCCTGGGACGACTGCGCGAAGCGCACGCTCGCGGTGTACCGGCGGGTGCTGGAGACGCCTTCCGCTCCAGCCTCGCGCGGGTGAGTCCGGGCCTCGCGCCTACGGGCACTCCGCGTAGCAGATGCGAAAGCCGGTGTGCGCGCAGTCCGCGCCGGTCAAGCAGCTCGAACAATCGATGCACGAGCCCCAGCTGCCCGGTATCGCGCCCGACTCTTCGAGCGTGCGCGGGCCAGACGACGAAGAGCGCAGCTCATCCATGGTGCTCATCGCGGTGGAGCTCAGGGAAGACTTCGCGCCACAGTGGCTGGGGCGCTCACGCACGAAATCCTGCTGGGACTGCGGTGCCGGTGCTTCGGCTCGCGCTCCCGACGACAACTGCCAGGCACCAGCGACAGACAGCGCGAACACGACGAACGTCGAGAGTTGCAGCTTCCGCATGGGGGACCTCCCTGGGTTGGGGAAGCCCATTGTCGCTGAATGACAGGAGTCATGAGATGAGCCGCACTGTCACTTCAACGCTTTTCAACTCTTCACATTGGAGCCCGCAGGCCCCTCCGCCGCGCCATCCCGCAGCACTCCACTGCCCTCGCACAGCCCCAGTCCCCACACGAGCGCGAAGGACAGGTGCACGCTGGGATGGAACGGCAGGTAGTGCACCAGCGAAAGCACGTGGAAGCCCACCCACGACAGCAACGCACCCGTCGCCGCCAGCGAGCCCTCGCGGTGCCTCCGGATGAGCGCCTTTGCCAGCAGCGCGTGCATGGCCGCCAGCAGCACCAGCCCCACCAGCCCCGTCTCCGCCCACGCGGTGAGCCAGAGGTTGTGCGAGTCCGTGGCGAGGAAGTCGTTGATGCCCGTCTCGGGCGCCGTGGCCATGGCCGCGGCCTTGTGGTTGCCGAAGCCCACGCCCGTCAGCGGGTGCTCGCGCACCAGAATCCACCCCACGGACATGGCCAGCTCGCGCTCGCCGCCGTAGATGTTCCCCACCGCCTTGCCCAGCCGCGCGCGCCACGCGGGTGACACTCCGACGGCCAGCACCACCGCCGCCAGCAGCACCAGCCCCACCCGCCGCGCCCTCCCCTGCACGAGCAGCAACAGCGCCACCACGCTGACAATCAGCGCCGCGCCCAGCGCCGCCCGCGCGAAGGCGTTGTAGATGGACACCAGCATCCCCAGCACCACCACGCCCGCCACCGCCCTGCGCCGCGCCACCTCGGAGCCACCCAGCACCGCCAGCGCCGGCCCGAGCGCCGCGATGGCCCCATGCGCGAAGCGCAGCCGGTGGAAGAAGAAGCCTCCGGCCGCGTAGCGCGGAGACTCGTCCGTGCCGAAGTTCTCGTGCAGGCGGTCCACGCTCAGCTTGAGGAACGCGGGCGGCGTCCACGGCCACTTCACCCGGTTCTGGAACAGCCCCAGCGCCGCGGCCAGCAGCCAGCCTCCCGCCACCACCGCCGCCAGCAGCAGCCAGGGCACGCCCACCGTGCCGATGCACGCCGCCGCCGCGCCCGCCACCGTGTCCAGCACCTGCCCGTAGCGCGAGCCACGCGGCCACTTCTGCGCCGCGCCCGTCAGCAGCGCCACCGCGGGCGACACGAGCTGCCACGCAACCAGCGCCACGCTGGCCACCACGTACGCGCGGACATCCGGCGCCAGCCGCAGCCGCTTGCGCGCCACCAGGATGCCCGCGAGCAGCACCGCCGCGCCCGCGGCCACCTGGAGCACCACCTCCGCGAGCACCAGCCCCACCGCCCACAACACGAACACTCCGGCCACCGCGCGGCGGAAGCGCGGGTCCACCGGCGTCGGAGGAGCGGAGTCCATCATGGGAAGCCGCACGCTACCTCACCAGCACGCGACCGCGAGGAAGGTGCAGCAGGCCCTCGCGGCGCAGCCACACCGCTCCGGCCACCAGCACCAGGAGGAAGGTGGGCATCCACGCGGCCACGAAGGGCGACAGCCGCTCCGTCAGCACCAGCGTGCGGCACACCACCATGAGGCCCCACATGGCCACCGCCGTGAGCAGCCCCTCGACGATGGCCGCCGTCAGGTGTCCCCGGCGACTCGCACGCAGCGCCAGCCCCACGCCCAGCAGCGCCGCGGGCAGCGCCGCCATCGGGTACGCGAAGCGGTTGTGCAGCGCCAGCTCGAACTGGCGCGTCGCGAGCCCCACCTCCTTGCGCGCGGCAATCTGCTCGCGCAGTTCGGGCACGCGCATCTGCTCCGGCCGGCCCGGGCGGATGCGGAAGACGCCGGGCGCCACGCCCAAATCGTACTCGGCCTCGGCGAGCTGCTTCACGGACGTGCTCCCCGGGCCGGAGAAGCCGCGCTCCACCACGTCCACCAGCCGCCAGCGCGTGCCCTCCAGCGGGTGCATCTCCGCCGCGTCCAGGCGCTGGCGCAGCTCGAACTGCTTCGACACCGTGAAGATGGACACGTCCCGGAAGCCTTCCTGCGCGCTGCCGGAGCGGAGGAAGAAGATGCGGTCCCCCCGCCGGAACCACTGCTTCGGCGTGTAGTAGAAGCGCCAGTCCCCGCCGCGGTTGAAGCGCTGGGTGGTGATTTCATCCACCCGCCGCCCCGCGTGCGTCGCCACCCACTCGTCGAAGG comes from Pyxidicoccus parkwaysis and encodes:
- a CDS encoding undecaprenyl-phosphate glucose phosphotransferase — its product is MFSRLQRFYTSIKIFADMVMLAVAFGLAYATRFSGLLPITEGIPPWDETLVSLLMVLFIFPVTFKQSRLYATNRARTNTGEVFEVFKSTITATLILVAATYFARERYSRLTLVIFVGYAFVAVTCNRLLFRWVLSEIRRRGHNLKSILVIGAGDLGQRVIETVEGHRELGFRVTGVLTLRPEKVGQYASGVRVIGHVDAVNEILDAHPVDQVIIALPLEDQAHVKRLMEQLALRTVDVRVVPDLYQYITLYGGLEEFGGLPIIRLQGDPMEGWSRVAKRAFDILFSLLAILITSPLMLLTALAVRLTSRGPVLYRQERMGMDGRTFPILKFRTMRVDAEHSGAMMACPGDSRRTPIGTFLRKYSLDELPQFFNVLRGDMSLVGPRPERPVFIEEFKRQIPRYHLRHKVKAGITGWAQINGLRGQTSIQKRIEYDLYYIENWSLLMDLKILVRTALGGFLSKNAY
- a CDS encoding O-antigen ligase family protein, which gives rise to MDSAPPTPVDPRFRRAVAGVFVLWAVGLVLAEVVLQVAAGAAVLLAGILVARKRLRLAPDVRAYVVASVALVAWQLVSPAVALLTGAAQKWPRGSRYGQVLDTVAGAAAACIGTVGVPWLLLAAVVAGGWLLAAALGLFQNRVKWPWTPPAFLKLSVDRLHENFGTDESPRYAAGGFFFHRLRFAHGAIAALGPALAVLGGSEVARRRAVAGVVVLGMLVSIYNAFARAALGAALIVSVVALLLLVQGRARRVGLVLLAAVVLAVGVSPAWRARLGKAVGNIYGGERELAMSVGWILVREHPLTGVGFGNHKAAAMATAPETGINDFLATDSHNLWLTAWAETGLVGLVLLAAMHALLAKALIRRHREGSLAATGALLSWVGFHVLSLVHYLPFHPSVHLSFALVWGLGLCEGSGVLRDGAAEGPAGSNVKS
- a CDS encoding glycosyltransferase, which codes for MKVALVHDWLVTHRGGERVLDALCEVLPDADIYTLVHKPGTQSPLIESRRIFTSFLQRIPGIHTRYRHFLPLMPRAIEALRLQGDYDLVLSSSHCVAKGLRTPPGTPHLSYVHAPMRYMWDLFDDYFGPGRARLPVRAAAHAVRPWLQQWDRASAARVDHFVANSHHIAAKIRRFWGRDASVVHPPVALERFARLPLEGGGKGGYFLWLGAFAPYKRLDVALEAFRELDAPLWVVGTGQEASRLMSGPVPPHIRFLGNVSDDALPGLYRDARALIFTPEEDFGITPLEAQATGRPVIAFGKGGALETVTSRTGLFFSEQTPAALAAAVRQFEAWEPGFRPEDARSQAERFSRAAFQRAMLAEVDTLLRRVGTSSPVRATGV
- a CDS encoding glycosyltransferase family 4 protein, with translation MVQGRLHGIARYALELARRMPALAPDLRFSALVGPKGLPSGLGELTPSMPVLRSRAGFLSPFEQPALLADLSRLKPDVFHATSFSLPLFWDGRLVATLHDANHLALADQYTPVQSLYYRMVVGPRAKRASALVTVSEFSREELAKYLHLSPYRLQVIHNGVDARFQPPTPGEAKAFRDKHELPARYVAAVGNAKRFKNLALLKHVAPELPVPVVLLAGKGAVAHELGLHENVLDLEELPEAEMPLFYGAATALLLPSKYEGFGLPALEAMAAGCPVLVADATALPEVVGGAALRLPPDDARAWLETTLRVLRDDVLRSELIELGRERAARFSWDDCAKRTLAVYRRVLETPSAPASRG
- a CDS encoding LptF/LptG family permease, producing the protein MKVTLFGYVLRTYLRFALGILAGLVVIFVVVDFVDRAKTYTGPGWVEAAAKLYGYKALVSVQQLGPAALLLAAGVAVSALRKQGEVTAIRALTFGPSALYLPILACSLTACVGLVAFDEWVATHAGRRVDEITTQRFNRGGDWRFYYTPKQWFRRGDRIFFLRSGSAQEGFRDVSIFTVSKQFELRQRLDAAEMHPLEGTRWRLVDVVERGFSGPGSTSVKQLAEAEYDLGVAPGVFRIRPGRPEQMRVPELREQIAARKEVGLATRQFELALHNRFAYPMAALPAALLGVGLALRASRRGHLTAAIVEGLLTAVAMWGLMVVCRTLVLTERLSPFVAAWMPTFLLVLVAGAVWLRREGLLHLPRGRVLVR